A single window of Methanoculleus sp. 7T DNA harbors:
- a CDS encoding DUF7289 family protein yields the protein SNKYWVDQTWTYQMGAVFLAQEGGTTVRVGPSIAAAKTQSGNITLTVAPISLNGSAKIGGSGPVRIETRMRWSDPSSLDGAYDRVDLTVTAEDMESARAWERAFKEVRQRGGEEGAASLSCVLDPEERTATLSVLPPSAGKKVILSLYPANYTVTVHNAASLMG from the coding sequence CCTCGAACAAGTACTGGGTGGACCAGACCTGGACCTACCAGATGGGTGCGGTCTTCCTCGCGCAGGAGGGGGGGACGACGGTGCGGGTCGGACCTTCGATCGCGGCGGCTAAGACGCAGAGCGGCAACATCACGCTCACGGTCGCCCCGATCAGTCTCAATGGCTCGGCGAAGATCGGGGGGTCGGGGCCGGTGCGGATAGAGACCAGGATGCGCTGGAGCGATCCCTCGTCCCTTGACGGCGCCTACGACCGGGTTGACCTGACTGTCACGGCCGAGGATATGGAATCGGCCAGGGCATGGGAGAGGGCCTTCAAAGAGGTGCGACAGAGAGGAGGGGAGGAGGGCGCTGCTTCCTTATCCTGTGTACTCGACCCGGAAGAAAGGACGGCTACACTGAGTGTTTTACCTCCGTCAGCGGGCAAAAAGGTCATTCTCAGCCTGTACCCGGCAAACTACACGGTGACGGTCCACAACGCGGCGTCCCTTATGGGGTGA